From the Streptomyces sp. Tu 2975 genome, one window contains:
- a CDS encoding SpoIIE family protein phosphatase, whose protein sequence is MSDADVPRHAAPAEDTLAAALLEVLFARSAGALHVLDDQLTVVRADGPDAAADVAGAFLGRPFTEVYRLDEPHVVESLLREVLISGRPATEQVFRGRRVDEEGPARSFLMEAHRLDDSRGRPLGRVLACMSDVTQREKARKRKAALAAVREAVGRTLDVTATAEAFAGAVVPAYADIAVVDVLDDVLRGTVPLAGPPERDVPLRRAAFRSCDEAAVPARPVGDVRGLADLTPYGRVLADFQPRLVALDRDAPWLRADPGLARAIRASRARSMIVAPLSVRGAPLGLVTLYRCDDAEPFEEADRALVLSLAAHTALSIDNARRYEYDHTVASTVQRRLLPPRTTAGPAVETAHLYLSGHRSGCWFDTIGLSGARTAMAVGNVSGEGIEAAAAMGQLRMVINALAALDLEPDELLARLNDTANRLARERAALPPGDPLHRQPLTATCTYAVYDPFTRVCTVARAGHPAPLVVRPDGSASTPDVAEGPQLGSFDTAPCPVTTVTLEAGSLLAFFTGGLDHDGTLARSARKALAHPDHDLAELCDAVAYTLPADADPEGVALLLARTGSVVADHVAELELAHEPTAPALARTFARDFLGAWGVDDETTFGTELIVSELVTNAVRYGTPPLRLRIIRGDTLTCEVHDASSVSPHLRHARTVDEGGRGLYIVSELAGNWGTRYAGGGKVLWTEQSLPPPD, encoded by the coding sequence GTGTCGGATGCCGACGTCCCGCGCCACGCCGCACCCGCGGAGGACACCCTTGCCGCGGCCCTTCTGGAGGTGCTGTTCGCCAGATCGGCGGGTGCCCTCCATGTGCTCGACGACCAGCTGACCGTGGTCCGGGCCGACGGCCCGGACGCGGCGGCGGACGTGGCGGGCGCCTTCCTTGGCCGGCCGTTCACCGAGGTCTACCGGCTCGACGAGCCGCACGTGGTGGAGAGCCTGCTCCGGGAAGTGCTGATCAGCGGCAGGCCGGCGACGGAGCAGGTGTTCCGCGGGCGCCGCGTCGACGAGGAGGGCCCCGCGCGCAGCTTCCTCATGGAGGCCCACCGCCTCGACGACTCCCGCGGGCGTCCACTCGGGCGGGTGCTGGCCTGCATGTCCGATGTCACCCAGCGTGAGAAGGCACGCAAGCGCAAGGCCGCCCTCGCCGCGGTGCGGGAGGCCGTGGGCCGGACGCTGGACGTGACGGCGACGGCGGAGGCGTTCGCGGGCGCCGTCGTACCGGCGTACGCCGACATCGCCGTGGTCGACGTGCTGGACGACGTACTGCGCGGCACCGTCCCCCTCGCCGGTCCGCCGGAGCGGGACGTGCCGCTGCGACGGGCCGCCTTCCGCAGTTGCGACGAGGCCGCGGTGCCGGCGCGGCCCGTGGGCGACGTACGGGGCCTGGCCGACCTCACGCCGTACGGCAGGGTGCTCGCCGACTTCCAGCCGCGGCTCGTCGCCCTGGACCGGGACGCGCCCTGGCTGAGGGCGGACCCCGGCCTGGCCCGGGCGATCCGCGCGTCCCGCGCCCGTTCCATGATCGTGGCGCCTCTGTCGGTGCGCGGCGCCCCGCTCGGGCTGGTCACCCTCTACCGCTGCGACGACGCCGAGCCGTTCGAGGAGGCGGACCGGGCACTGGTGCTCAGCCTTGCCGCCCACACCGCGCTCAGCATCGACAACGCCCGCAGGTACGAGTACGACCACACCGTCGCCTCCACCGTCCAACGCCGCCTGCTGCCGCCGAGGACCACCGCGGGACCGGCCGTCGAGACCGCGCACCTGTACCTGTCCGGGCACAGGAGCGGCTGCTGGTTCGACACGATCGGCCTGTCCGGGGCCCGGACCGCGATGGCCGTGGGCAACGTCAGCGGGGAGGGCATCGAGGCCGCAGCGGCGATGGGCCAGTTGCGTATGGTCATCAACGCGCTCGCCGCCCTGGACCTCGAGCCCGACGAGCTGCTGGCCAGGCTCAACGACACCGCCAACCGGCTGGCCAGGGAACGCGCGGCGCTGCCGCCCGGGGACCCGTTGCACCGGCAGCCGTTGACGGCCACCTGCACCTACGCCGTGTACGACCCGTTCACCCGCGTCTGCACCGTCGCACGCGCCGGACACCCGGCGCCGCTCGTCGTCCGTCCGGACGGCAGTGCCTCGACACCCGACGTGGCCGAGGGGCCGCAACTCGGCTCCTTCGACACCGCGCCGTGCCCGGTCACCACCGTCACTCTCGAAGCGGGCAGCCTGCTCGCCTTCTTCACCGGCGGGCTCGATCACGACGGGACCCTCGCGAGGTCCGCCAGGAAGGCCCTCGCCCATCCGGACCACGACCTCGCGGAACTCTGCGACGCCGTCGCCTACACCCTGCCGGCGGACGCGGACCCCGAAGGGGTGGCACTGCTCCTCGCGCGTACGGGCAGTGTCGTCGCCGACCATGTGGCCGAGCTGGAACTGGCGCACGAGCCGACGGCACCCGCCCTCGCGAGGACCTTCGCCCGTGATTTCCTCGGCGCCTGGGGCGTCGACGACGAGACGACCTTCGGCACCGAGCTGATCGTCAGCGAACTCGTGACCAACGCCGTGCGCTACGGCACGCCGCCGCTGCGCCTGCGGATCATCCGCGGCGACACGCTCACCTGCGAGGTGCACGACGCCAGTTCGGTCTCCCCGCACCTGCGTCACGCCCGCACGGTCGACGAGGGCGGGCGGGGGCTGTACATCGTTTCGGAACTCGCCGGGAACTGGGGCACCCGCTACGCCGGCGGCGGCAAGGTCCTGTGGACCGAACAGTCCTTGCCGCCACCGGACTGA